One Vitis riparia cultivar Riparia Gloire de Montpellier isolate 1030 chromosome 4, EGFV_Vit.rip_1.0, whole genome shotgun sequence genomic window carries:
- the LOC117912850 gene encoding NADH dehydrogenase [ubiquinone] iron-sulfur protein 7, mitochondrial, translating into MALLTRTSRLALTSPQRIAALHTTLPSLSSDSAAPAPYSRAPPPSSTSPAGLSKAAEFVISKVDDLLNWARRGSIWPMTFGLACCAVEMMHTGAARYDLDRFGIIFRPSPRQSDCMIVAGTLTNKMAPALRKVYDQMPEPRWVVSMGSCANGGGYYHYSYSVVRGCDRIVPVDIYVPGCPPTAEALLYGLLQLQKKINRRKDFLHWWTQ; encoded by the exons ATGGCGCTTCTGACGAGGACCTCACGCCTGGCCTTGACCTCGCCGCAGAGAATCGCGGCGCTGCACACGACGCTTCCATCCTTATCGTCGGATTCGGCGGCGCCGGCGCCGTATTCTCGCGCTCCACCGCCGTCGTCGACCTCTCCTGCCGGCCTCTCCAAGGCCGCGGAGTTCGTGATCTCCAAGGTCGACGATCTGTTGAACTGGGCTCGTCGCGGATCCATCTGGCCCATGACCTTCGGCCTCGCCTGCTGCGCTGTGGAGATGATGCACACCGGCGCTGCTCGCTACGATCTCGACCGATTCGGTATTATTTTCAGGCCCAGCCCTAGGCAGTCCGATTGTATGATCGTGGCCGGTACTCTCACCAACAAGATGGCTCCAGCGCTTCGCAA GGTGTATGACCAAATGCCTGAGCCTAGGTGGGTCGTCTCCATGGGAAGCTGTGCAAATGGGGGTGGATACTACCACTACTCCTACTCTGTTGTTAGGGGTTGTGACAGGATTGTCCCTGTTGACATCTATGTTCCAGGTTGCCCTCCAACCGCCGAAGCCCTACTCTATGGACTTCTTCAGCTGCAGAAGAAGATCAACAGGCGCAAAGATTTCCTTCACTGGTGGACCCAATGA